From one Planococcus citri chromosome 3, ihPlaCitr1.1, whole genome shotgun sequence genomic stretch:
- the LOC135838925 gene encoding uncharacterized protein LOC135838925, with protein MDPIDQEIRRRLDKLKEDRPPIPSEEELRLKLQKLKGETPSALSNKYVLLPCVKSNEEQINDLMKQYSEEAAMGQRLTTPIHDIEQRLNNLKMFQVSGDNNSSQSEKNTSTSRESSRKIPTMIADEDESMECSDSHPQEYFCYICDRVPKWICYTCDDQLFCPACYKEFHEDEDEPHRRKPFNVKKKYHDSDSD; from the exons ATGGATCCTATTGATCAAGAAATTAGAAGACGATTGGATAAACTAAAAGAAGATAGGCCTCCTATTCCTTCGGAAGAAGAATTACGCTTGAAACTCCAGAAGCTGAAAGGAGAAACTCCCTCTGCATTAAGTAACAAA TATGTACTTCTCCCTTGTGTTAAATCTAACGAAGAGCAGATAAATGATTTGATGAAACAGTATTCCGAGGAAGCAGCCATGGGACAACGTTTAACTACGCCAATTCATGATATAGAACAGCGtttgaacaatttaaaaatgtttcaagtttcTGGTGATAACAAC AGCTCTCAATCGGAAAAAAATACTAGTACTTCGCGAGAATCGagtagaaaaattccaacgatGATTGCTGATGAAGACGAAAGTATGGAATGTTCTGATTCTCATCCACAA GAATATTTTTGTTACATTTGCGATCGAGTACCCAAATGGATATGTTACACTTGTGATGATCAGTTATTCTGCCCTGCTTGTTATAAAGAATTTCACGAAGATGAAGATGAACCACATAGAAGAAAGCCGTTTaatgttaaaaaaaagtatcatgaTTCAGATTCAGATTAA
- the TrpA1 gene encoding transient receptor potential cation channel subfamily A member 1, with product MPFEPTITAQKPWYCHLRTLMLQSVYSSRTTSFERNENKENVAAEKKHLWNIRGGFRRLLSSNKDDTIDKEQSLSLSIIDWQAKMLDGEVCLLKDSPFRILRAAESGNLEDFNRLYQADTTRLSVRDSKGRAPVHQAAARNRVSILQFIKNHGGDLNVQDAAGNTPLHVAIENEALCAIEFLLQNNVDTTIQNNKKQAALHLATEHNKISVLKVMSSYHTKFNPHQGGEHGRTALHLAAIYDYAECAYILITQFGAKTRQPCNNGYYPIHEAAKNASSHVMEVFLQWGESCGNTREQMISFFDAEGNVPLHSAIHSGDFKAVELCLKSGAKISTQQHDMSTPVHLACSQGAIDIVKLMFSLQPEEKKQCLFSCDVQKMTPLHCAAMFNRWEIAKYLIEEGADINAIDKENRSPLLLAASRSGWETVRILVQLGANIHLKDANQRNILHLIVTKGGNIEEFAENVRQSQNIESFKQLLDEKNNQGCTPMHCACEGGYIKSLESLLKYGACINLKNNNKETPLHLAAWFGRMNILKKLLDSERGSFIINEANGEGLTPLHIASKQGHTSMVQLLLDRGALLHRDHNGRNPLHLAAMAGYMHTMELLHSVHSHLLDQGDKDKNTALHLATMENKPNAISLLLTMKCKLLPNIQNLSAIDYAIYYKFPEAALAMVIHETRGEEIMALKSDKHPCVTLALIASMPKVFEAVQDKCITKANCKKYSKLFYIHYNFSCLQCVTESNETSTGALPKPEPLPALNAMVAHRRVELLAHPLSQKYLEMKWNSYGKYFHLTHLLLYSIFLIFVTFFSSNLMSNDGESVLYKNNSSTSLPPNDHLQRVQQTPSMIIAASVILIYIILNLMRELIQFYQQTWNYLLDPTNIVYILLYISTTILVTPGLVGRSTELQISCASITVFLSWFTLLLNLQRFDHVGIYVVMFLEILQTLIKVLIVFFILIVAFGLAFYILLSRGNHLAFSSVPMSVLRTFAMMLGEIDFLGTYVYPYYAVENENDRKSIPYPLPVFCILGVFMILMPILLMNLLIGLAVGDIESVKRNAKLKRLAMQVLMHSELERKLPKILLERIDKKELIEYPNERKSKIGFLDFLFRIWFHHAFSEEGIEHVLERKEDNEMSELQEVKSRLKKICASLDKQRVLIKTMTEKMGIKAECEEIDEGVSSDECLQNKVHPFRLRYKLKSAQSMNKSISR from the exons ATGCCTTTTGAACCAACGATTACGGCCCAAAAACCTTGGTATTGCCATTTACGAACGTTGATGTTACAATCAGTTTATTCTTCTCGTACAACGAGTTTCGAGCGtaatgaaaataaagaaaatgtcGCAGCTGAG AAAAAACATTTGTGGAATATACGAGGCGGTTTTCGTCGATTACTTTCGTCGAACAAAGATGACACCATTGATAAAGAACAATCTTTGTCTCTGAGTATTATTGACTGGCAAGCCAAAATGTTGGACGGTGAAGTGTGCCTGTTGAAAGATAGCCCTTTTCGAATTCTGCGA GCGGCCGAAAGCGGTAATTTGGAAGATTTTAACCGATTGTACCAAGCAGATACAACACGACTTTCGGTCCGAGATTCGAAAGGACGAGCACCAGTTCATCAAGCAGCTGCTCGCAATCGTGTCTCGATTTTACAGTTTATTAAGAATCACGGCGGAG ATTTAAACGTCCAAGATGCGGCTGGAAACACTCCATTGCATGTTGCAATCGAAAATGAAGCTTTGTGTGCTATCGAATTTCTTTTACAAAA TAACGTGGACACTAcgattcaaaataataaaaaacaagcGGCTCTGCATCTCGCCACCGAACATAACAAAATCAGTGTTTTGAAAGTTATGTCTTCGTATCATACGAAATTCAATCCACATCAAGGTGGCGAACATGGCAGGACAGCGTTGCATCTCGCAGCCATCTACGATTACGCCGAATGTGCCTATATATTA ATTACCCAGTTCGGAGCAAAAACTCGACAACCTTGCAATAACGGCTACTATCCGATTCACGAGGCAGCAAAAAATGCCTCGTCTCACGTAATGGAAGTATTTTTACAATGGGGCGAAAGCTGCGGTAACACGAGGGAACAAATGATATCTTTCTTCGACGCCGAAGGAAACGTCCCTTTACATTCGGCCATACATAGTGGTGATTTCAAA GCAGTGGAACTGTGTTTGAAATCGGGAGCCAAAATTTCTACCCAACAGCACGATATGTCCACTCCGGTGCATCTTGCTTGCTCTCAAGGCGCCATCGACATCGTCAAATTGATGTTTTCTCTGCAGCCCGAAGAAAAGAAACAGTGCTTGTTTTCGTGCgatgttcaaaaaatgacaccTTTGCATTGCGCTGCCATGTTCAATAGATGGGAAATTGCCAAGTACTTGATCGAAGAG GGAGCAGATATAAACGCCATTGATAAAGAGAATCGTTCGCCTTTGCTTCTGGCTGCATCTCGTAGTGGTTGGGAAACGGTCAGAATTCTTGTACAGCTCGGCGCTAATATCCACTTGAAGGATGCCAATCAAcgaaatattttgcatttaatAGTAACCAAAGGAGGTAATATCGAAGAATTCGCCGAGAATGTACGTCAG TCTCAAAACATCGAAAGTTTCAAGCAACTACTGGACGAGAAAAATAATCAAGGTTGCACGCCGATGCACTGTGCGTGCGAAGGAGGATACATTAAAAGCTTGGAAAGTTTGTTAAAGTACGGAGCAtgcatcaatttgaaaaataataataaagaaacGCCGTTGCATCTAGCTGCTTG gttTGGTcgaatgaacattttaaaaaaattactagacAGTGAAAGGGGAAGTTTCATTATAAACGAGGCCAATGGAGAAGGTCTGACACCACTTCATATAGCTTCCAAGCaag GACACACCAGCATGGTACAATTGTTACTCGATCGTGGAGCTTTGCTTCACCGAGATCACAATGGAAGAAATCCACTGCATCTCGCTGCCATGGCTGGATATATGCATACCATGGAGCTGTTACATTCGGTTCATTCTCATCTTTTAGATCAAGGAGACAAAGATAAA AACACTGCTTTACATTTGGCAACTATGGAAAATAAACCGAACGCCATTTCTTTATTGCTTACAATGAAATGTAAATTGTTACCAAATATTCAAAACCTCAGCGCCATCGATTACGCGATTTATTACAAATTTCCAGAAGCTGCTTTAGCAATGGTCATTCATGAAACTAG AGGAGAAGAAATAATGGCTTTGAAATCGGATAAACATCCGTGCGTTACTTTGGCTTTAATAGCTTCGATGCCCAAAGTATTCGAAGCAGTTCAAGACAAATGTATAACCAAAGCAAATTGCAAGAAGTATTCGAAACTTTTTTAT aTTCATTACAATTTCTCGTGCTTACAATGTGTGACCGAATCGAATGAGACGTCAACTGGAGCTCTGCCGAAACCCGAACCATTACCCGCATTAAAC GCAATGGTAGCCCATCGAAGAGTCGAATTATTAGCCCATCCGTTGAGTCAAAAATACTTGGAGATGAAGTGGAATTCGTAtggaaaatatttccatttaACTCATTTATTATTGTAcagcatatttttaattttcgtcaCATTTTTCTCTTCGAATTTGATGAGCAATGATGGCGAATCTGTATTATATAAGAACAACTCTTCCACTTCGCTTCCTCCAAACGATCAT TTGCAGAGAGTTCAACAAACTCCATCGATGATTATAGCCGCGTCGGTTATTTtaatttacatcattttaaatcTTATGAgggaattgattcaattttatcaacaaacTTGGAATTATTTGCTGGATCCGACGAATATAGTTTACATTTTGTTATACATTTCCACAACTATTTTGGTGACTCCCGGATTAGTTGGACGTTCCACCGAATTGCAAATTTCGTGCGCTTCGATCACCGTATTTTTATCTTGGTTTACATTACTGTTAAATTTACAAAG ATTTGATCACGTTGGAATTTACGTCGTGATGTTCTTGGAAATATTACAAACCCTGATCAAAGTTCTAATCGTGTTTTTCATACTTATCGTAGCGTTTGGTTTGGCTTTCTACATTTTACTATctcga GGAAATCACCTGGCATTCAGTTCGGTACCAATGTCCGTGTTACGAACTTTCGCCATGATGCTGGGAGAAATTGATTTCTTGGGAACCTACGTATATCCTTACTACGCCGTGGAGAATGAGAATGATCGTAAATCGATTCCGTATCCGTTGCCTGTGTTCTGTATACTAGGTGTATTCATGATCCTGATGCCgattttattgatgaatttaCTGATCGGTTTGGCCGTTGGCGATATCGAATCGGTGAAACGAAATGCCAAATTGAAACGATTGGCTATGCAA GTATTGATGCATTCGGAACTCGaacgaaaattaccaaaaatattatTGGAAAGGATCGATAAAAAAGAATTGATCGAATATCCGAACgaacgaaaatcgaaaatcggaTTCTTGGATTTCTTGTTCAGAATATGGTTTCATCATGCATTCTCCGAAGAAg GAATTGAACATGTGTTGGAACGCAAAGAAGATAATGAAATGAGCGAGCTTCAAGAAGTCAAGTCgaggttaaaaaaaatttgcgcATCGTTGGATAAACAAAGAGTGCTCATCAAAACTATGACCGAA AAAATGGGAATCAAAGCAGAATGCGAAGAAATCGACGAAGGTGTCTCTTCTGACGAATGTTTGCAGAATAAAGTTCATCCGTTTCGATTACGTTACAAATTGAAATCTGCTCAAAGCATGAATAAGTCAATTTCGAGGTAG
- the LOC135840404 gene encoding uncharacterized protein LOC135840404, with the protein MKTTKESYSDFECMPENLETRVLFTRSNQNRRLRMIFAKVDCPIEYKIRNAIAQMKLAADIEQVYVESEFHRIELYIRDFIAMSLAAGEFEELKPILTSDVPAYSNFISSVTFEILGLASFIDDSIKTLWKPSVNGVTPNPEPTSSNVSHGADNSTESVSNLQSEIPAKMLAIEYPVDSPETNSKEKKKVEFTDDTKPGDYDDYCDEDFVTDSESEEVIELLNKTCQKIDNLKVTVTNDQRCVRELQVKLTRCDGKVVNQLKSPDEGIPNPKKSAIEKEHSSIPAVKIPENSTKLLPPSHAPISSTMTIDEVVAKFKANKELSIKPVASTSSQPTTSFSQSKSTNDEATNTDNPIRVPAAVPIQPSPKYLSVRFPNLNYGEIDGPQIFSNDLVDRELIPICEIVHYIPHNFPAEYQRITINWNPSDRDFPNHYLRLWNAMTRGTYVHFKIVIPRYHLYRQRQTFEWPRIHIEAVAWRNHLNLVRRTFKNEIFPAIHVVPPIWSYNRDSSFNFLLTILGKIHNDNLEIIFDPTLEVSLVNDAALTFFDPYVSFNFEVLDHAKAIYVPWLDEFRLVSRRTTDVPIKLTPDIHFHVNETHSIKCHVVDFQTRRKHEAHHGTVIIGRQQLEPYIISYDPSTVILNLSGPPQNPLSRSARCKVKIPEVRSIGIMRSLSLMTRDQLQFEFQPIERYLIKQTRGSR; encoded by the coding sequence ATGAAGACGACGAAAGAAAGCTACAGTGATTTCGAATGTATGCCAGAGAATCTTGAGACTCGAGTTTTGTTTACGCGTTCGAACCAAAATCGCCGTCTACGAATGATCTTCGCCAAAGTCGACTGCCCAATTGAATACAAAATACGCAATGCTATTGCACAGATGAAGTTAGCTGCCGATATCGAACAAGTCTACGTAGAAAGTGAATTCCATCGTATCGAACTCTATATACGTGATTTCATCGCAATGTCACTCGCCGCCGGAGAATTTGAGGAGTTAAAACCGATCCTAACTTCAGACGTTCCTGCTTATTCGAATTTTATATCATCTGTCACGTTCGAGATTTTGGGTCTTGCGAGTTTCATCGATGATTCAATCAAAACCCTCTGGAAACCGTCCGTAAACGGCGTAACGCCGAATCCAGAGCCTACGAGTTCGAACGTAAGTCATGGAGCGGATAACTCAACCGAATCAGTATCCAATTTGCAATCCGAAATTCCAGCCAAAATGCTCGCAATTGAATACCCGGTAGACTCACCTGAAACGAACAgcaaagagaagaaaaaagtagaatttacGGACGATACAAAACCCGGTGATTACGACGACTATTGTGACGAGGATTTTGTCACTGACTCTGAGTCTGAAGAAGTAATCGAGCTCCTGAataaaacttgccaaaaaatcgataatttgaaGGTCACCGTCACCAATGATCAGCGCTGCGTTCGTGAATTACAAGTCAAATTAACACGATGTGATGGAAAAGTAGTAAACCAACTCAAGAGTCCCGATGAAGGTATTCCAAATCCGAAAAAGTCGGCTATAGAGAAAGAACACTCGAGTATACCAGCTGTCAAAATTCCTGAGAATAGTACGAAGCTCCTACCTCCTTCACACGCACCAATTTCGAGCACCATGACCATTGACGAAGTAGTGGCAAAGTTTaaagcgaataaagaattgTCCATCAAACCGGTCGCCTCTACGTCAAGTCAGCCTACTACTTCTTTTTCGCAATCGAAATCGACTAATGATGAAGCTACTAATACGGATAATCCAATTCGAGTACCTGCGGCTGTTCCAATTCAACCATCGCCAAAATACCTCTCTGTGAGattcccaaatttgaattacGGTGAAATCGATGGAccacagattttttcaaatgacttGGTGGATCGTGAATTAATTCCAATTTGCGAAATCGTACACTACATTCCACATAACTTCCCAGCTGAATATCAACGAATTACGATTAACTGGAATCCATCCGACCGAGATTTCCCGAACCATTATTTAAGGTTGTGGAATGCGATGACGAGAGGAACATACGTGCATTTTAAAATAGTCATACCTCGTTACCATTTGTATAGACAAAGGCAGACATTCGAATGGCCTCGAATTCACATAGAAGCTGTAGCTTGGCGGAATCATTTGAACCTGGTTAGACGTacattcaaaaatgagatttttccaGCAATTCACGTTGTACCACCGATATGGTCTTATAATCGCGACTCGAGTTTTAATTTCTTATTGACGATTTTGGGGAAGATACATAACGataatttggaaattattttcgatcCTACCCTCGAAGTGTCTCTGGTCAACGATGCTGCTTTGACTTTCTTCGATCCATACGTCTCTTTCAACTTTGAGGTGCTCGATCATGCCAAAGCGATATACGTGCCCTGGCTAGATGAATTCCGATTGGTATCGCGAAGAACCACTGACGTGCCGATAAAGTTGACACCGGATATTCATTTTCACGTCAATGAAACCCACAGTATTAAGTGTCATGTGGTGGATTTCCAAACTCGTAGGAAACATGAAGCTCACCATGGTACTGTAATAATTGGCCGGCAGCAACTTGAACCGTACATCATTAGTTACGATCCATCAACGGTAATTCTCAACCTGAGTGGACCTCCTCAAAACCCTTTGTCTCGATCAGCTCGATGTAAAGTCAAGATTCCTGAAGTTCGATCAATTGGCATAATGAGGAGTTTAAGCTTAATGACTCGAGACCAACTACAATTCGAATTTCAGCCGATAGAAAGATACCTAATTAAGCAGACTCGTGGCAGTCGATAA